A genomic window from Pseudomonas leptonychotis includes:
- a CDS encoding AsmA family protein: MKALGKIFGLFFLGLLLIIVALGFALTHLFDPNDYKDEIRQLARDKANLELTLKGDIGWSLFPWLGLELTDATLASLSTPDQPFADLRLLGLSVRVLPLLRKEVQMSDIRIDGLNLNLQRDEKGRSNWEDVGKPASGVTAANDTPAATGSAAPAASPAAEPNESSQPLKLDIDSLIVNSARIDYHDAQKGQQFSAESIQLTTGAIREGAAIPVKLSAFFGLNKPVLRARSELQGELRFDRALKRYQLEDAKFSGEVSGEPFDGQTLTYSAQGQLLVDLAAQVAEWNGLKLSANQLRALGELKVRDLDSQPKLSGGLSIAPLNLREFLATIGQKLPPMNDEKTLSQFELVTRLSGTDNSLVLEDLNLTLDDSHFSGQLAIADFAKQALRVQLKGDQLNLDRYLPAPSKDDKDAGAARKAEVKASVASAGQSGSTPLPDAPTQQAWSSSEVLPIETLRKLDAQLALDLDQLTVQQQVISKFSAKAQSKGGLLTLQDARGAIGSGSFDAKASIDVRPAVPLLSVQKNLRGIQIEPFLKKPEQPSPVKGLIDLNANMSTRGNSQRAWIESLNGDASFLLNDGVLVDANLEQQLCRGIATLNRKALSSDPRNKDTPFETLQGSLSVRNGVAHNPDLMARIPGLSVSGKGDVDLRILGLDYRAGITITGDQGEMPDPACQVNERYVGIEWPVRCRGPLEMGGKACRLDQDGLSKVAAKLAGNKLSDKIEEKLGDKVSPELKDALKGLFNR; encoded by the coding sequence ATGAAAGCGCTCGGCAAAATCTTCGGCCTGTTTTTTCTCGGGCTCTTGCTGATCATCGTGGCGCTGGGCTTTGCCCTCACCCACCTGTTCGATCCCAATGATTACAAAGACGAAATCCGCCAGTTAGCCCGCGACAAGGCCAACCTTGAACTGACCCTCAAGGGCGATATTGGCTGGAGCCTGTTTCCCTGGCTCGGCCTGGAGCTGACCGACGCCACACTCGCCAGCCTCAGCACCCCAGACCAACCCTTTGCTGACCTGCGCCTGCTCGGCCTGTCAGTGCGCGTGCTGCCACTGCTGCGCAAAGAAGTGCAGATGAGCGACATCCGTATTGACGGCCTTAACCTCAATCTGCAGCGTGACGAGAAGGGCCGCAGCAACTGGGAAGATGTCGGCAAACCCGCCAGTGGCGTAACCGCTGCAAACGACACTCCTGCGGCTACGGGAAGCGCTGCACCCGCCGCCAGCCCAGCCGCTGAGCCAAACGAAAGCAGCCAACCGCTAAAACTGGATATCGACAGCCTGATCGTCAACAGCGCGCGCATCGACTACCACGACGCGCAAAAAGGTCAGCAATTCAGCGCCGAAAGTATCCAACTGACCACCGGCGCTATCCGCGAAGGCGCAGCTATTCCGGTCAAGCTCAGCGCTTTCTTCGGCCTCAACAAACCCGTACTGCGCGCCCGCAGTGAACTGCAGGGCGAGCTGCGCTTCGACCGCGCCCTCAAACGCTATCAGTTGGAAGACGCCAAGTTTTCCGGCGAAGTGTCTGGTGAACCCTTCGATGGCCAGACCCTGACCTATTCGGCCCAGGGCCAACTGCTGGTCGACCTGGCCGCCCAGGTCGCCGAATGGAACGGCCTGAAGCTGTCCGCCAATCAGCTGCGCGCCCTCGGCGAGTTAAAAGTACGCGACCTCGACAGCCAACCCAAACTCAGCGGCGGCCTGTCCATCGCCCCGCTCAATTTGCGTGAGTTCCTCGCCACCATTGGGCAAAAACTGCCGCCGATGAATGACGAGAAGACCCTTAGCCAATTCGAACTGGTCACCCGACTCAGCGGCACCGATAACAGCCTGGTCCTCGAAGACCTCAACCTGACCCTCGATGACAGCCATTTCAGCGGTCAGTTGGCGATTGCCGATTTCGCCAAGCAAGCCCTGCGTGTGCAGCTCAAGGGCGACCAGCTGAACCTCGATCGCTACCTGCCAGCGCCATCCAAGGACGACAAGGATGCCGGCGCCGCACGCAAGGCCGAGGTCAAGGCCAGCGTCGCCAGCGCCGGACAAAGCGGTAGCACGCCGCTGCCCGACGCCCCGACCCAGCAGGCCTGGAGCAGCAGCGAAGTACTGCCCATCGAGACACTGCGCAAGCTAGATGCCCAACTGGCCCTCGACCTCGACCAGCTCACCGTGCAACAACAGGTGATCAGTAAATTCAGCGCCAAAGCCCAAAGCAAAGGCGGCCTGCTGACCTTGCAGGACGCTCGCGGCGCTATCGGCTCAGGCAGCTTCGACGCCAAAGCCAGCATCGATGTGCGCCCAGCCGTACCGTTACTCAGCGTGCAGAAGAACCTGCGCGGCATTCAGATCGAACCCTTCCTGAAAAAGCCCGAGCAACCTTCGCCGGTCAAAGGCCTGATCGACCTCAACGCCAACATGAGCACCCGCGGGAACAGCCAGCGCGCCTGGATCGAAAGCCTGAATGGCGACGCCAGTTTCCTGCTCAATGACGGCGTGCTGGTTGACGCCAACCTGGAACAACAACTGTGCCGCGGCATCGCCACCCTCAACCGCAAAGCCCTGAGCAGCGACCCGCGCAACAAGGACACGCCCTTCGAAACACTGCAAGGCAGCCTGAGCGTGCGTAACGGCGTGGCCCACAACCCCGACCTCATGGCGCGCATCCCAGGCCTGTCGGTCAGCGGCAAGGGCGACGTCGACCTGCGCATCCTCGGCCTCGACTACCGCGCCGGCATCACCATTACCGGTGATCAAGGCGAAATGCCCGACCCCGCTTGCCAGGTCAACGAACGCTATGTCGGCATCGAGTGGCCAGTGCGCTGCCGCGGCCCGCTGGAAATGGGTGGCAAGGCCTGTCGCCTGGATCAGGACGGCCTGAGCAAGGTCGCCGCCAAGCTAGCCGGCAATAAGCTCAGCGACAAAATAGAGGAGAAGCTCGGCGACAAAGTCAGCCCCGAACTGAAAGACGCGCTCAAGGGCCTGTTCAATCGATGA
- the hisB gene encoding imidazoleglycerol-phosphate dehydratase HisB, translating into MAERTASVERNTLETQIKVSINLDGTGKAKFDIGVPFLEHMLDQIARHGLIDLDIQCKGDLHIDDHHTVEDVGITLGQAFTKAIGDKKGMTRYGHSYVPLDEALSRVVIDFSGRPGLQMHVPFTRAVVGGFDVDLFQEFFQGFVNHALISLHIDNLRGTNTHHQIETVFKAFGRALRMAVELDPRMAGQMPSTKGCL; encoded by the coding sequence ATGGCCGAACGTACGGCATCCGTCGAGCGCAATACCCTGGAGACCCAGATCAAGGTCTCGATCAACCTGGATGGAACGGGCAAAGCCAAGTTCGATATTGGCGTGCCGTTCCTTGAGCACATGCTTGATCAGATTGCCCGTCATGGCCTGATCGACCTGGATATCCAGTGCAAGGGCGACCTGCATATCGACGACCACCACACCGTGGAAGACGTTGGTATCACCCTCGGTCAGGCCTTCACCAAGGCCATCGGTGACAAGAAGGGCATGACCCGTTATGGCCATTCCTACGTGCCGTTGGACGAAGCGCTGTCGCGCGTGGTGATCGACTTCTCCGGTCGTCCTGGCCTACAGATGCACGTGCCGTTCACCCGTGCAGTGGTTGGCGGCTTCGATGTGGATCTGTTCCAGGAGTTCTTCCAGGGCTTCGTCAATCACGCCCTGATCAGCCTGCACATCGACAACTTGCGCGGCACCAACACCCATCACCAGATCGAAACGGTGTTCAAAGCCTTCGGCCGCGCCCTGCGCATGGCGGTTGAGCTGGATCCGCGTATGGCTGGGCAAATGCCGTCGACCAAGGGCTGTCTGTAA
- the hisH gene encoding imidazole glycerol phosphate synthase subunit HisH, whose protein sequence is MQTVAVIDYGMGNLHSVAKALEHVGAGRVLVTSDAQVIREADRVVFPGVGAIRDCMAEIKRLGFDTLVREVSADRPFLGICVGMQALLEHSEENDGVDCIGLFPGKVRFFGKDMVEDGEPLKVPHMGWNEVQQSVAHPLWHNIADQARFYFVHSYYIEAGKPQQVVGRGHYGKDFAAALADGSRFAVQFHPEKSHTHGLQLLQNFAAWDGRW, encoded by the coding sequence ATGCAGACGGTTGCAGTAATCGATTACGGCATGGGCAACCTGCACTCGGTGGCCAAGGCGCTTGAGCACGTGGGTGCTGGCCGGGTGCTGGTGACCAGCGATGCTCAAGTGATCCGTGAAGCGGATCGTGTGGTGTTCCCCGGTGTTGGCGCGATTCGCGATTGCATGGCCGAGATCAAGCGCTTGGGTTTCGATACGCTGGTGCGTGAAGTCAGCGCGGATCGGCCGTTTCTCGGCATCTGCGTCGGTATGCAGGCGTTGCTGGAGCACAGCGAAGAGAACGATGGCGTCGATTGCATCGGTCTGTTCCCGGGCAAAGTACGCTTCTTCGGCAAGGACATGGTCGAAGACGGCGAGCCGCTGAAGGTGCCGCACATGGGCTGGAACGAAGTGCAGCAGAGCGTGGCACACCCGCTGTGGCACAACATCGCAGACCAAGCGCGCTTCTACTTCGTGCACAGCTACTACATCGAGGCAGGCAAACCGCAGCAGGTGGTGGGCCGTGGCCATTACGGTAAAGACTTTGCCGCTGCACTGGCCGATGGTTCGCGCTTTGCCGTGCAGTTTCACCCCGAGAAAAGCCATACCCATGGCCTGCAATTACTGCAGAACTTCGCCGCCTGGGATGGTCGCTGGTAA
- a CDS encoding DUF2164 domain-containing protein: MSRAKTKPPIMTLSAEQEREACLAIKRFMSERFELELGSFEAAEVLELFAREVAPHYYNRAIFDVQTHLKERFESIESDLWALEKS, from the coding sequence ATGAGCCGGGCCAAAACCAAGCCGCCGATCATGACCTTGAGTGCCGAGCAGGAGCGTGAAGCCTGTTTGGCGATCAAGCGCTTTATGTCTGAGCGTTTTGAGTTGGAGTTGGGCAGTTTTGAGGCCGCCGAAGTGCTGGAGTTGTTTGCTCGTGAGGTGGCGCCACACTATTACAACCGGGCGATTTTCGATGTGCAGACTCACCTGAAAGAACGGTTCGAGAGCATCGAAAGTGACCTTTGGGCGCTCGAAAAGAGCTGA
- the hisA gene encoding 1-(5-phosphoribosyl)-5-[(5-phosphoribosylamino)methylideneamino]imidazole-4-carboxamide isomerase translates to MLIIPAIDLKDGACVRLRQGRMEDSTVFSDDPVSMAAKWVEGGCRRLHLVDLNGAFEGQPVNGEVVTAIAKRYPKLPIQIGGGIRTLETIEHYVRAGVSYVIIGTKAVKDPQFVTDACKAFPGKVIVGLDAKDGFVATDGWAEVSTVQATDLAKRFEADGVSAIVYTDIAKDGMMQGCNVEATAALAAASRIPVIASGGIHNLSDIEKLLLARSPGIIGAITGRAIYEGTLDVAEAQAFCDAFKG, encoded by the coding sequence ATGCTGATTATCCCCGCTATCGATCTGAAAGACGGCGCTTGCGTGCGTCTGCGCCAGGGCCGCATGGAAGACTCCACGGTATTTTCCGATGACCCGGTGAGCATGGCCGCCAAGTGGGTTGAGGGCGGCTGCCGCCGTCTGCACCTGGTCGATCTCAACGGTGCTTTCGAAGGTCAGCCGGTCAATGGTGAAGTGGTGACTGCTATCGCCAAGCGTTACCCGAAACTGCCGATTCAAATCGGCGGTGGCATCCGCACCCTGGAGACCATCGAGCACTACGTGCGCGCAGGCGTTAGCTACGTGATCATCGGCACCAAGGCGGTGAAAGACCCGCAGTTCGTCACCGATGCGTGCAAGGCCTTCCCGGGCAAGGTGATTGTCGGTCTGGACGCCAAAGACGGTTTTGTCGCCACCGACGGCTGGGCTGAAGTGTCCACCGTGCAGGCCACCGATCTGGCCAAGCGTTTCGAGGCGGACGGCGTTAGCGCCATCGTTTATACCGACATCGCTAAAGACGGCATGATGCAGGGCTGCAACGTCGAAGCTACAGCGGCGTTGGCGGCGGCCAGTCGCATTCCGGTGATTGCTTCGGGCGGTATTCACAACCTCAGTGATATCGAGAAGCTGCTGCTGGCCCGCTCGCCAGGCATCATCGGCGCCATCACCGGTCGGGCCATTTACGAAGGCACCCTGGATGTGGCTGAGGCGCAGGCTTTCTGCGACGCCTTCAAGGGCTGA
- the hisF gene encoding imidazole glycerol phosphate synthase subunit HisF, with the protein MALAKRIIPCLDVDNGRVVKGVQFENIRDAGDPVEIARRYDEQGADEITFLDITASVDGRDTTLHTVERMASQVFIPLTVGGGVRSVQDIRNLLNAGADKVSINTAAVFTPEFVGEAASRFGSQCIVVAIDAKRVSKPGETPRWEIFTHGGRKPTGLDAVLWAKKMEDLGAGEILLTSMDQDGVKSGYDLGVTRAISEMVGIPVIASGGVGNLEHLAAGIIEGKASAVLAASIFHFGEYTVPEAKAYMASRGIVVR; encoded by the coding sequence ATGGCACTGGCTAAACGCATCATCCCCTGCCTCGACGTCGACAACGGTCGCGTGGTCAAGGGCGTGCAGTTCGAGAATATCCGCGACGCCGGTGACCCGGTGGAAATCGCCCGTCGTTACGATGAACAGGGCGCCGACGAGATTACCTTTCTCGATATCACCGCCAGCGTCGACGGCCGCGACACCACTCTGCATACCGTGGAGCGCATGGCCAGCCAGGTGTTTATCCCGCTGACGGTGGGTGGCGGCGTGCGTAGCGTGCAAGACATCCGCAATCTGCTCAATGCCGGTGCCGATAAAGTCTCGATCAATACCGCGGCGGTGTTCACCCCTGAGTTCGTTGGCGAAGCCGCCTCGCGCTTTGGCTCGCAGTGCATCGTGGTGGCCATCGACGCCAAGCGCGTGTCCAAACCGGGCGAAACCCCGCGCTGGGAAATCTTCACCCACGGCGGGCGCAAGCCGACTGGCTTGGATGCAGTGTTGTGGGCGAAGAAGATGGAAGACCTCGGCGCCGGTGAGATCCTGCTGACCAGCATGGATCAGGATGGTGTGAAGAGCGGCTATGACCTGGGCGTCACCCGCGCGATCAGCGAGATGGTCGGTATTCCGGTGATTGCCTCTGGCGGCGTCGGTAATCTTGAGCATTTGGCGGCAGGTATCATCGAAGGCAAGGCGTCTGCCGTGCTGGCAGCCAGTATCTTCCACTTCGGCGAATACACAGTGCCGGAAGCCAAGGCCTATATGGCCAGTCGCGGTATCGTCGTTCGTTAA
- a CDS encoding substrate-binding periplasmic protein, producing the protein MSAIRLFVALWLSVAAGVVHAEPLVLLTENLPPFSMAANGGNFAKDADVQGISTDTMRELCSKAQLECQLILRFPWDRLYKQTLESKGYGLFSTIRTPERESLFKWVGPIAVSDWVLMAKADSSITLNSLDQASAYRIGGYRNDAISQFLIDRGVTVQTSLQDKENLNKLEKDVIDLWATDEVGGRYMAKQSPLGALKVVHRFNSADLYLALNIETPDEVVQKLQKALDQMRAQGELNAIKDGYL; encoded by the coding sequence ATGTCCGCAATTCGGTTATTCGTCGCGCTATGGCTTTCGGTTGCTGCCGGTGTCGTGCATGCGGAGCCGCTGGTTCTACTTACTGAGAACCTGCCGCCGTTTAGCATGGCGGCCAATGGAGGCAACTTTGCCAAGGATGCCGATGTGCAGGGCATCAGCACTGACACAATGCGCGAGCTGTGCAGCAAGGCGCAGCTTGAGTGTCAGTTGATCTTGCGCTTCCCTTGGGACCGTCTGTACAAGCAGACGCTTGAAAGCAAGGGCTACGGGCTGTTCTCCACCATCCGCACGCCAGAGCGCGAGTCGCTGTTCAAGTGGGTTGGGCCAATTGCTGTCAGCGATTGGGTCTTAATGGCTAAGGCCGATAGCTCGATTACGCTCAATAGCCTGGACCAGGCCAGCGCTTATCGTATTGGCGGTTATCGCAATGATGCCATTTCGCAGTTCCTCATCGATCGCGGTGTTACGGTGCAAACCAGCCTGCAGGACAAAGAAAACCTCAACAAGCTGGAAAAGGATGTGATCGATCTCTGGGCTACGGATGAGGTCGGTGGACGCTATATGGCCAAGCAATCGCCGTTAGGTGCGCTCAAGGTGGTGCATCGCTTTAATAGCGCCGACCTGTATCTGGCGCTGAATATAGAAACCCCTGATGAAGTGGTGCAGAAGTTGCAGAAAGCCTTGGACCAGATGCGGGCTCAAGGTGAGCTAAACGCTATTAAAGATGGCTATCTGTAA
- a CDS encoding substrate-binding periplasmic protein, producing the protein MFKQLLVALAGTVMVLAGSARAEVDPSYRMVLLTENFPPYNMAINGKNFAQEDNIDGIAVDIIREMFKRAGIQYNMTLRFPWDRIYKLALEKPGYGVFVTARLPERETLFKWVGPIGPDDWVLLGKADSTITLNSLDDAKQFKVGAYKGDAIAQHLVEKGLEPLTALRDSENAKKLMAGQIDLWATGDPAGRYLAKQEGISGLKTILRFDSAELFLALNKEVPDEVVQKLQGELDKMRSEGFVDDILNNYL; encoded by the coding sequence ATGTTCAAACAACTGCTAGTCGCCCTTGCCGGCACTGTTATGGTGCTTGCAGGCAGTGCCAGGGCCGAAGTCGACCCTAGTTATCGCATGGTCCTTCTGACTGAAAATTTCCCGCCTTACAACATGGCGATCAACGGCAAGAACTTCGCCCAAGAAGACAATATTGATGGCATTGCTGTGGATATTATCCGCGAGATGTTCAAGCGCGCTGGCATCCAATACAACATGACCCTGCGCTTCCCTTGGGACCGCATTTACAAGCTGGCGCTGGAAAAACCAGGTTATGGTGTGTTCGTTACGGCGCGTTTGCCGGAGCGTGAGACGTTGTTCAAGTGGGTCGGCCCGATTGGCCCGGATGACTGGGTGCTGCTCGGCAAGGCCGATAGCACGATCACCCTGAACAGCCTGGATGACGCCAAGCAGTTCAAGGTAGGCGCCTACAAGGGTGATGCAATCGCTCAGCACTTGGTGGAGAAAGGCCTGGAGCCGCTTACGGCTTTGCGCGATTCGGAAAATGCCAAAAAGCTGATGGCAGGGCAGATTGACCTGTGGGCTACTGGTGACCCTGCTGGCCGTTACCTGGCCAAGCAAGAAGGTATTTCAGGCCTGAAGACCATTCTGCGATTTGACAGCGCAGAGTTGTTTTTAGCGCTTAACAAAGAAGTGCCCGACGAGGTTGTCCAGAAGCTGCAAGGCGAGTTGGACAAGATGCGCAGTGAAGGCTTTGTCGATGACATCTTGAATAACTACCTGTAA
- a CDS encoding substrate-binding periplasmic protein, translating to MLKTLKAGLLFGLFLSACAARAELPADYKVVLLTENFPPFNMAVDDKNFARDDGIDGISAEIVRAMFKRAGINYTLTLRFPWDRLYRLTLDKANYGLFSTTFTAERQPLFKWVGPLAKTGWVLLAAPGNNITVANLKDAAQYQIGAYKNDAVSQHLETQGLSPVNALRDQENIKKLLSGKIDLWATTDPVGRYLAKQEGVSGLNTALRFNEAELYLALNKDTPDEVVQRLQKALDELRAEGFIDEMTNNYL from the coding sequence ATGTTGAAGACCTTGAAAGCCGGCCTGTTGTTTGGGCTTTTCCTGAGCGCCTGTGCTGCCCGTGCAGAGCTGCCAGCCGATTACAAAGTGGTATTGCTGACCGAGAATTTCCCGCCCTTCAATATGGCGGTGGATGATAAGAACTTTGCCCGTGATGACGGTATCGACGGTATCAGTGCCGAGATCGTTCGTGCGATGTTCAAGCGTGCCGGCATCAATTACACCCTGACCTTGCGCTTTCCCTGGGATCGCCTCTATCGCCTGACCTTGGACAAGGCCAACTACGGCCTGTTTTCCACCACCTTCACCGCTGAGCGCCAGCCGCTGTTCAAATGGGTAGGGCCGTTGGCGAAGACGGGCTGGGTATTGTTGGCCGCGCCAGGCAACAACATCACTGTTGCCAACCTCAAAGACGCTGCGCAGTACCAGATTGGTGCCTACAAGAACGACGCCGTCAGCCAGCATCTGGAAACCCAGGGGCTGAGTCCGGTCAATGCGCTGCGCGATCAGGAAAACATCAAAAAGCTGCTCAGCGGTAAGATCGACCTGTGGGCGACCACCGACCCGGTCGGGCGTTACCTGGCCAAGCAGGAAGGGGTGAGTGGTTTGAATACGGCATTGCGCTTCAACGAAGCCGAGCTGTACCTGGCGCTCAACAAAGACACGCCGGATGAGGTGGTGCAGCGCTTGCAGAAAGCCTTGGACGAGCTGCGTGCCGAAGGCTTTATCGACGAGATGACCAACAACTACCTGTAG
- a CDS encoding S41 family peptidase — MPHLMRLTTLALAVALLGSTSLHAAQATAPATVNDSAPLPLDELRTFAEVMDRIKSAYVEPVSDKTLLENAIKGMLSNLDPHSAYLEPEAFRDLQESTSGEFGGLGIELGSEDGFLKVVSPIDDTPASAAGIQPGDLIVKINGQPTKGLSLMEAVEKMRGKAGTGIELTLVREGSKPFDVELTRAVIKVKSVKSQLLDDGYGYVRITQFQVNSGEEVGKALAKLRKDNGKKLRGLVLDLRNNPGGVLQAAVEVTDHFLKKGLIVYTEGRIANSELRFNADPADASEGVPLVVLINGGSASASEIVAGALQDHKRGVLMGTDSFGKGSVQTVLPLNNDRALKLTTALYFTPNGRSIQAQGIVPDIEVTRAKLTRERDESGIKEADLQGHLGNGNGGADKPSKGKTSTPARPQDDDYQLSQALNLLKGLSVTRGD, encoded by the coding sequence ATGCCTCACCTGATGCGCCTCACCACCCTCGCCCTGGCTGTTGCTCTGTTGGGCAGCACCTCTCTCCACGCCGCGCAGGCAACGGCCCCGGCTACGGTCAATGACAGTGCACCATTGCCGCTGGACGAGCTGCGTACCTTTGCCGAGGTCATGGACCGCATCAAATCCGCTTATGTCGAGCCGGTCAGCGACAAGACCCTGCTGGAAAATGCGATCAAGGGCATGCTCAGCAACCTTGATCCGCACTCGGCCTACCTAGAGCCGGAAGCCTTCCGTGACTTGCAAGAGAGCACCAGCGGCGAGTTCGGTGGCCTGGGCATTGAGCTCGGCAGCGAAGACGGTTTTCTCAAGGTGGTATCACCGATCGACGACACCCCAGCGTCTGCTGCCGGCATCCAGCCCGGCGACCTGATTGTGAAGATTAACGGCCAGCCGACCAAAGGCCTTTCGCTGATGGAAGCGGTCGAGAAAATGCGCGGTAAAGCCGGCACAGGTATCGAACTCACGCTGGTGCGCGAGGGCAGCAAGCCCTTCGACGTGGAACTCACGCGCGCCGTAATCAAAGTCAAAAGTGTGAAGAGCCAGCTGCTTGATGATGGCTACGGCTATGTGCGCATCACCCAGTTCCAGGTCAACAGCGGTGAAGAGGTCGGTAAAGCGCTGGCTAAGCTGCGTAAAGACAATGGCAAGAAACTGCGCGGCTTGGTTCTCGACCTGCGCAACAACCCGGGCGGCGTACTGCAGGCTGCCGTAGAGGTCACCGATCACTTCCTCAAGAAAGGCCTCATCGTCTACACCGAAGGCCGTATCGCTAACTCCGAATTGCGCTTCAACGCCGACCCGGCGGATGCCAGTGAGGGCGTACCACTGGTGGTGCTGATCAACGGCGGCAGCGCCTCGGCTTCGGAAATCGTTGCCGGCGCCCTGCAGGACCACAAACGTGGCGTACTCATGGGCACTGACAGCTTCGGCAAGGGCTCAGTACAGACCGTGCTGCCGCTGAACAATGACCGCGCCCTGAAACTCACCACCGCACTCTACTTCACCCCTAACGGCCGCTCGATCCAAGCCCAGGGCATCGTGCCGGACATTGAGGTAACGCGCGCCAAACTAACCCGCGAGCGTGATGAAAGCGGCATCAAGGAAGCCGACCTGCAAGGGCACCTGGGCAACGGCAATGGTGGGGCAGACAAACCAAGCAAAGGCAAGACCAGCACCCCGGCACGTCCACAGGACGATGATTACCAGCTGAGCCAGGCACTCAACCTACTCAAAGGCCTAAGCGTCACCCGCGGCGACTGA